In the genome of Leptospira noumeaensis, one region contains:
- a CDS encoding ABC transporter ATP-binding protein, with product MNQTLLETKALSISVGEKVLLREINLSFFETGLVAVLGENGAGKSTLLKEIYHHSLSSPRWNWNQGKKKLSYLGHELGFYSSLSLEENLDYFAKLDGTIPDLKKRKSLLEAFRLQKRIWDPIHTFSRGMKQKVAILRVFLSSAEIILFDEPYTGLDAESSKILSELLNLESKSRLILIVLHSVPKELQCTSQLKIEKGGVIVTHLT from the coding sequence ATGAACCAAACTCTTTTGGAAACAAAAGCGCTTAGTATAAGTGTCGGCGAAAAGGTCTTACTTAGAGAGATCAATCTTTCATTTTTTGAGACAGGGCTTGTGGCAGTGCTTGGAGAAAATGGAGCAGGGAAGTCCACTCTTTTGAAAGAGATTTACCACCATTCCCTTTCTTCTCCCCGATGGAATTGGAACCAAGGCAAAAAAAAACTAAGTTACCTGGGTCACGAGTTAGGATTTTACTCTTCCTTAAGTTTAGAAGAAAACTTAGATTACTTTGCTAAGTTAGATGGGACAATTCCTGATCTTAAAAAAAGAAAATCTTTATTGGAAGCCTTTCGTTTGCAAAAAAGAATCTGGGATCCCATCCATACATTCTCACGTGGGATGAAACAAAAGGTAGCCATCCTTCGAGTTTTCCTTTCTTCTGCTGAAATCATCTTATTTGATGAACCCTATACGGGCCTGGATGCCGAATCTTCAAAAATTTTAAGTGAACTTCTGAATTTGGAATCGAAGTCCAGACTCATTCTAATTGTTCTCCATTCGGTTCCAAAGGAATTACAATGTACATCCCAATTAAAAATTGAGAAAGGAGGAGTGATTGTTACTCACCTTACTTAA
- a CDS encoding tetratricopeptide repeat protein — MFFRSFSLALMFFIPSLIWGQKLIGNQEYPEILWGKDQEFDTSDFPNGSFIYQKDDFILARGKLFQGEPPKSNGSFTYGTETITNSGKWNNDTIEILLNGKPNTRNEVIKRLEAGVRFDPQFFPFRYNLGRLYSLEMNYEKALVEFEYAKAEMPEYFKTYLHIAILSEITRQVYYAIMNYKLAVEKNPYDTEALIRLADHYLATGLKNRALLYLNKALKIEEESPNVKLGFARLEMEKGNFHIAYKIFNRTTLTTAEGKPKPYDKKFHYYFAETASKVTDYETAEEEYTKMLSFTNDPFFATVSSKVIARRRDIAKKFAEAKRTQLDDSEEETTPPNE; from the coding sequence ATGTTCTTCCGTAGCTTCAGTCTCGCACTTATGTTTTTTATCCCCAGTCTGATTTGGGGACAAAAATTAATTGGGAACCAGGAATATCCTGAAATCCTCTGGGGCAAAGACCAGGAGTTTGATACCTCTGATTTTCCGAACGGTTCCTTTATCTACCAAAAAGATGATTTTATCTTGGCACGAGGAAAACTCTTCCAAGGGGAACCTCCCAAATCCAATGGAAGTTTTACCTATGGAACTGAAACCATCACCAATTCCGGAAAATGGAATAACGATACCATTGAAATTCTTTTGAACGGAAAACCAAATACTAGAAACGAAGTCATCAAACGTTTAGAAGCCGGAGTCAGGTTTGATCCTCAATTTTTTCCTTTCCGTTACAACTTAGGACGGCTGTATTCTTTGGAAATGAATTACGAAAAAGCACTGGTTGAATTTGAATACGCCAAAGCAGAGATGCCAGAGTATTTTAAAACCTATTTACATATCGCCATTCTTTCTGAAATCACAAGGCAAGTTTATTATGCGATTATGAATTACAAATTGGCTGTGGAAAAAAATCCCTATGATACAGAGGCTCTTATCCGTCTTGCGGATCATTATCTCGCGACAGGACTCAAAAACCGTGCCCTTCTCTATTTGAATAAAGCTCTTAAGATTGAAGAAGAAAGTCCAAATGTGAAATTAGGATTTGCTAGGCTTGAAATGGAAAAAGGAAATTTCCATATAGCTTATAAAATTTTCAATCGCACCACTCTCACCACAGCCGAAGGGAAACCAAAACCTTACGATAAAAAATTCCATTATTATTTTGCTGAAACTGCATCCAAAGTCACTGACTATGAAACTGCAGAAGAAGAATATACAAAGATGTTAAGTTTTACCAATGATCCCTTCTTTGCTACCGTCTCTTCCAAAGTCATCGCAAGAAGACGTGACATTGCGAAAAAATTTGCTGAGGCAAAACGAACTCAATTGGATGATTCCGAAGAAGAAACCACTCCACCAAACGAGTGA
- a CDS encoding ABC transporter ATP-binding protein, which yields MFTLKNITVKVNGKILLNQINLKADTNRITGLIGKSGSGKSTLIRLALGLLNPSDGYTWSGTIDWKGNPLSKKQNPCLQPVFQDPHGSFSHLGKMKDLLLEPIRIKKGFFLTEETKKEEWIRIEGLCSRFELPLDLLNKTKQELSGGQLQRFAILRSLLTNPEYLLLDEPVTALDVLVQKKIAEELKQINQTDRLGMFFVSHDLGFLSYMCDEIYVLDGGEIVEVGKPKEILTHPKSRLLQSLVAARNHSFGGVVSSSESSN from the coding sequence ATGTTTACTCTTAAAAATATTACTGTCAAAGTAAATGGGAAAATCCTTTTAAACCAAATCAATCTAAAGGCAGATACAAATAGAATCACTGGTCTGATTGGAAAATCAGGTTCTGGTAAATCCACTTTGATTCGGTTGGCTCTCGGGCTATTGAATCCTTCTGATGGATACACTTGGTCTGGGACTATCGATTGGAAAGGTAATCCCTTATCAAAAAAACAAAATCCTTGTCTCCAACCAGTTTTTCAAGACCCGCATGGCAGTTTTTCCCATTTGGGAAAAATGAAAGACTTACTACTGGAACCCATTCGAATCAAAAAAGGTTTTTTTTTAACAGAAGAAACAAAAAAAGAAGAATGGATACGGATTGAGGGACTTTGTTCTCGGTTTGAATTGCCATTAGATTTGTTAAATAAAACCAAGCAAGAGTTAAGTGGTGGACAGTTGCAACGTTTTGCCATCTTAAGATCTCTTTTGACAAATCCTGAGTATCTTCTTCTGGACGAACCAGTCACAGCACTCGATGTACTGGTTCAAAAAAAAATTGCCGAAGAACTGAAACAAATCAACCAAACGGATCGTTTAGGAATGTTTTTTGTTTCTCATGATTTAGGATTTTTGTCTTATATGTGTGATGAAATTTATGTTTTGGATGGGGGTGAGATTGTGGAAGTTGGGAAACCTAAGGAAATACTTACGCATCCAAAATCCAGATTGTTACAAAGTTTGGTTGCTGCTAGAAATCACTCGTTTGGTGGAGTGGTTTCTTCTTCGGAATCATCCAATTGA
- a CDS encoding hydroxymethylglutaryl-CoA lyase, with translation METVKITEVGPRDGLQNEKTILSTQDKFEFVSRLVETGVKHIELTSFVRKDRIPQMGDASELSSLILPKFQNKVKFSSLTPNAKGYEGAKEAGFKEVAVFTATSESFTKKNINMSIEESLDFFKPIFTQAKTDGIQVRGYISTVIACPYEGKIKPEKTLEIAERLLDAGAYEISLGETIGVAVPTEVEKLLEVLLKKIPKTYLAGHFHDTYGMAIANTKQALVMGIRSFDSSAGGLGGCPYAKGAAGNVATEDLVYFLHREGYQTGIQLDSLVSASQFMEEKIGRKLTSRTYVAMKNAD, from the coding sequence TTGGAAACAGTTAAAATCACAGAAGTAGGACCAAGGGATGGATTACAAAACGAAAAAACCATTCTCTCCACTCAGGATAAATTTGAATTCGTATCTCGTCTAGTAGAAACCGGAGTGAAACATATCGAACTCACTTCCTTTGTTAGAAAGGACAGAATTCCACAAATGGGAGATGCTTCTGAACTTTCCTCCCTCATCCTTCCGAAGTTCCAAAACAAAGTCAAATTTTCTTCACTCACTCCGAATGCCAAAGGGTATGAAGGAGCAAAGGAGGCAGGTTTTAAAGAAGTAGCCGTATTCACTGCCACTTCTGAAAGTTTTACTAAAAAAAATATCAATATGTCCATCGAAGAAAGTTTGGATTTTTTTAAACCCATCTTTACCCAAGCAAAAACAGATGGAATCCAAGTGCGAGGATACATTTCTACAGTCATCGCTTGTCCTTACGAAGGAAAAATCAAACCAGAAAAAACTCTTGAGATCGCTGAACGTTTATTAGATGCAGGTGCTTATGAAATTTCTCTAGGAGAAACCATTGGAGTTGCTGTTCCAACGGAAGTAGAAAAACTACTGGAAGTCCTTTTGAAAAAAATTCCAAAAACATATTTGGCAGGGCACTTCCACGATACTTATGGAATGGCAATTGCGAACACCAAACAAGCGCTTGTGATGGGAATCCGAAGTTTTGATAGTTCTGCGGGAGGCCTGGGTGGATGTCCTTACGCAAAAGGTGCCGCTGGTAACGTTGCGACTGAGGACTTAGTTTATTTTTTACATAGAGAAGGATACCAAACAGGAATCCAATTGGACTCTCTGGTTTCAGCAAGCCAATTTATGGAAGAAAAAATTGGAAGGAAACTGACTTCTAGAACATACGTTGCCATGAAGAATGCCGATTGA
- a CDS encoding TIGR02757 family protein, whose translation MPIDLYLLHTKLEDLKKKYQNLSYLETDPICFPKQYQDPLDIEVVSFISCLYAYGNVKSIQGFLKPIFLNLGKSPYQTLLGQDSKFQSVLSGLKVYRFQTKKDNQIFFRTLARVVAEKEKKSPLLESYFLDSKEVFEETKSIQRFQSFWEEELKKTSGKKNLSYGLQFLIGKSTAKSPKKRLSLFLRWMVRNSYPDFGLYKKIHANQIPFPLDVHIQKLIQVLGITTRKSFGVKESYLTREFFKQLNPVDPLLYDFYLTRVGIIEKCNATYKKDVCETCYLKEVCLVFGSATGN comes from the coding sequence ATGCCGATTGATTTATACCTTCTCCATACTAAGTTAGAAGATCTAAAAAAGAAGTATCAAAATCTAAGTTATTTAGAAACAGATCCCATTTGTTTTCCTAAACAATACCAAGATCCTCTCGATATTGAAGTAGTTTCTTTCATTTCCTGTTTATATGCTTATGGGAATGTAAAAAGCATACAAGGTTTTCTAAAACCAATCTTTCTTAACCTTGGAAAATCCCCCTACCAAACCTTATTGGGCCAAGATTCAAAGTTTCAATCCGTTCTCTCTGGCCTAAAGGTTTATAGGTTTCAAACCAAAAAAGACAATCAAATTTTCTTTCGAACGTTAGCAAGGGTAGTCGCCGAGAAAGAAAAAAAATCCCCGCTCTTAGAATCGTATTTTCTAGATTCAAAAGAAGTTTTTGAAGAAACAAAGTCCATCCAAAGGTTTCAAAGTTTTTGGGAAGAGGAACTTAAAAAAACAAGCGGTAAAAAAAACCTCTCCTATGGGCTCCAATTTCTAATTGGTAAGTCTACAGCAAAGTCTCCGAAAAAAAGATTATCCCTTTTCCTACGATGGATGGTAAGGAACTCCTACCCCGATTTTGGTCTTTATAAAAAAATACACGCTAATCAAATCCCCTTCCCATTAGATGTTCATATCCAAAAATTAATCCAAGTTTTGGGAATCACCACGAGAAAAAGTTTTGGAGTGAAAGAATCCTATCTAACTCGCGAGTTTTTTAAACAACTAAACCCCGTAGATCCTTTGTTATACGACTTTTACCTAACAAGAGTAGGAATCATTGAGAAATGTAATGCTACTTATAAAAAGGATGTTTGCGAAACTTGTTATTTGAAGGAAGTTTGTTTGGTATTTGGTAGTGCCACGGGGAATTGA
- a CDS encoding adenylosuccinate synthase — protein sequence MPANLVVGAQWGDEGKAKVIDYLSKDTDIIVRYQGGANAGHTVVVGGKKYIFHLVPSGIIYDNTTCVIGNGVVLDPEYFLKECADLESHGFKVKEKVLISDSCHILLPYHRLIDEAREAGSSPERKIGTTKKGIGMCYADKMLRNGVRAGDLLDKENLKKKLTHILEVKNQELVKYYDLEPVNINEMYDHLLDFADKIGKNIVNTVYYLNSELQKGKRVLLEGAQGTGLDIDFGTYPYVTSSNPTTGGALAGSGVSFRYLQDVIGITKAYATRVGEGPFPSEILGEAGDVLRKLGGEYGSTTGRPRRCGWFDVQMIKHAVTVNGINSLVLTKIDVLSHYDSIPVVVGYEYKGKKLDFFPSQGLEDVKPLFAEYKGWKDDISGINSFSKLPTLCQSYIKSLQELVNTKIGIVSTGPDREHTIIMD from the coding sequence ATGCCTGCAAATTTAGTTGTCGGAGCACAATGGGGTGATGAAGGAAAGGCAAAGGTAATTGATTACCTTTCCAAAGATACAGATATCATTGTAAGATACCAAGGCGGTGCAAACGCGGGTCATACGGTCGTAGTGGGTGGAAAAAAATACATTTTCCATTTGGTTCCGTCTGGAATTATTTATGACAATACGACTTGTGTGATTGGAAACGGTGTGGTTTTAGATCCAGAATATTTTTTAAAAGAATGCGCTGATTTAGAATCCCATGGATTCAAAGTAAAAGAAAAAGTTCTTATCAGTGATTCTTGTCATATCCTACTTCCTTACCATCGTTTGATCGATGAAGCAAGGGAAGCAGGTTCTTCTCCAGAAAGAAAAATTGGAACTACCAAAAAAGGGATAGGGATGTGTTACGCGGACAAAATGCTTCGTAATGGAGTCCGTGCGGGTGATCTTTTAGATAAAGAAAATTTAAAAAAGAAACTCACTCATATCTTGGAAGTCAAAAACCAAGAACTAGTAAAATACTATGATTTAGAACCTGTGAATATCAATGAAATGTATGACCATCTTTTGGACTTCGCGGATAAAATTGGTAAAAACATTGTGAACACAGTGTACTACCTCAATTCGGAACTACAAAAAGGAAAACGGGTATTACTCGAAGGGGCACAAGGGACTGGGCTTGATATCGATTTTGGAACCTATCCTTACGTGACAAGCTCGAACCCTACGACTGGCGGGGCCTTGGCAGGTTCTGGGGTGAGTTTCAGATACTTACAAGATGTGATTGGGATTACTAAAGCCTATGCTACCCGAGTGGGAGAAGGGCCATTTCCTTCTGAAATTTTGGGAGAAGCCGGGGACGTACTTCGAAAGTTAGGTGGAGAGTATGGATCTACCACAGGGAGACCAAGACGTTGTGGTTGGTTTGATGTTCAGATGATCAAACATGCTGTGACTGTCAACGGGATCAACTCTCTTGTTTTAACTAAAATAGACGTACTCAGTCATTATGATTCCATTCCTGTCGTTGTTGGATACGAATACAAAGGCAAAAAGTTAGATTTTTTTCCATCCCAAGGATTAGAAGACGTCAAACCGTTGTTTGCTGAGTATAAAGGCTGGAAAGATGATATTTCTGGTATCAATTCTTTCTCTAAGTTACCTACACTTTGCCAGTCTTACATTAAGTCCTTACAAGAACTAGTGAATACGAAAATTGGAATTGTTTCGACTGGACCTGATCGTGAACACACGATCATCATGGACTAA
- a CDS encoding ATP phosphoribosyltransferase regulatory subunit produces the protein MNQKHKAISSEQKWIPDGFHFLGPEESKNRRILLQTFSELFEREGYAEINLPSFDYSNSFRSHLDHGVESLLVSKDWDGNEISPGVDLTLQVVKGMAARSHWEENQNVFYFARKIRDHKKRNASRREILQIGVESLGKSDTNQILSQIKILNKLWQSAAPKVPFTIVFGHSAFFRSVVNILGWNEEQTKVLRQLLYTKNLPELVSLAARENTSEPHMEMIQILLKAISVSEMPKFQESLRNVLDPKEWEILKGDLESITSFFAEWSKVLGGIPCIWDPSLLRDLSYYTGFMFQGYVEGDPEPVLAGGVYNELYESFTGIRKDACGFALHLDSIEEIVNKVK, from the coding sequence ATGAATCAAAAACACAAAGCAATTTCCTCGGAACAAAAATGGATTCCGGATGGATTTCATTTTTTAGGCCCCGAAGAAAGCAAAAACCGGCGGATTTTACTACAAACTTTTTCAGAGCTCTTTGAAAGAGAAGGGTATGCTGAAATCAATTTACCATCTTTTGATTATTCTAATTCATTTCGTTCTCATTTGGATCATGGTGTGGAGAGTTTACTTGTCTCTAAAGATTGGGATGGGAATGAAATTTCTCCAGGTGTTGACCTAACACTACAGGTGGTAAAGGGAATGGCCGCTCGTTCCCATTGGGAAGAGAATCAAAATGTATTTTACTTTGCACGTAAGATTCGTGACCACAAAAAACGTAATGCGTCGAGGCGTGAAATCTTACAAATTGGTGTGGAGTCGCTTGGAAAAAGTGATACAAACCAAATTTTATCTCAAATCAAAATTTTAAATAAACTTTGGCAAAGTGCAGCACCCAAGGTTCCCTTCACCATTGTTTTTGGACACTCTGCTTTTTTTCGTTCTGTTGTGAATATTCTTGGTTGGAATGAAGAACAAACCAAAGTTTTACGCCAACTTTTATATACCAAAAACTTACCGGAACTTGTTTCCCTTGCCGCTAGAGAAAATACCTCAGAACCGCATATGGAAATGATTCAAATTTTGCTCAAAGCAATTTCTGTCAGTGAAATGCCAAAATTTCAAGAGTCATTGAGAAATGTATTAGATCCCAAGGAATGGGAAATTTTGAAAGGTGATTTGGAATCGATCACTTCTTTTTTTGCCGAGTGGTCAAAGGTTCTTGGTGGGATTCCTTGCATTTGGGATCCATCCTTACTGAGAGATCTATCGTATTACACTGGATTTATGTTTCAGGGTTATGTAGAAGGTGATCCAGAGCCGGTTTTGGCCGGCGGTGTTTATAATGAATTGTATGAAAGTTTTACTGGAATTAGGAAAGATGCCTGTGGTTTTGCCCTGCATCTTGATTCCATAGAAGAAATTGTAAATAAGGTGAAATGA
- a CDS encoding 1-acyl-sn-glycerol-3-phosphate acyltransferase, translating into MTEKEATLGRWHKEFFENIHLFVKSGLSESEAKSILEEFLVLSQSTPKPKVMDIFQEPERLEEIGVFTDIRPEPRDFMLKFLDPIMKKFKVEGIENLKLLDGVIGKYPVTLISNHLSHLDAPAIFTLLYNSGPEGRKIAESLVFIAGRLAFEPDFTRLGLYMFGTLLVCSKKDMADNPSLSDVMTKINMRAFRNSQKLQSDGKVISIFPEGTRSRDGRLMPFVDTVYHYVANKVILPISLEGTEKILPIEGLLFNQAVGKLVIGKPVLVGELTKKEMETFPKHIEQISFPGTGDKKQFIIDNLALLVGSNLNKHKHGTYRNLYKGDVRETNQLISLPKKPEEHVVIIGSSNMSVAFACVMANKNVKVTIYTPDSDIVKQSNEERRDVVHYPIYKLPPNIEFSDKPEVMESATLFIQGTNPWEFDGIYSKIRTYLQKNKSPMVNVIKGFTGSKKGLILEDLNELLLIERERLAVVSGACYPDQIMERKISGFEISAFEDSLIPKLQELLSNNYVFTRAAINSRDTKGVQLGGALKTIYAVAMGLVEGYFKRELGGNVDNTLFHLSNRFFNEMVSIGVLLGGDPTTFNGLSGMTDFMLACFGSDTRDRKYGYDLAYGTRPEKITNGFYGLKVLPNLIQLDEKRHPIVTAAYRTVIQNEEFDLVAEKLQMQLARF; encoded by the coding sequence ATGACAGAAAAAGAAGCCACTTTGGGACGCTGGCATAAAGAATTTTTTGAGAACATTCACCTATTTGTAAAATCGGGACTGTCCGAGTCCGAAGCAAAGTCCATTTTAGAAGAGTTTTTAGTCCTTTCACAAAGTACGCCAAAACCAAAGGTAATGGATATCTTTCAAGAACCAGAACGTTTGGAAGAGATTGGAGTTTTCACTGACATACGTCCCGAACCTCGTGACTTTATGTTGAAATTTCTAGATCCCATTATGAAAAAATTCAAAGTGGAAGGTATAGAAAACCTGAAACTTCTAGATGGAGTCATCGGGAAATATCCAGTCACTTTAATCTCCAACCACTTAAGTCATTTAGATGCACCTGCCATCTTTACTCTTCTATATAATTCAGGGCCAGAAGGGAGGAAAATTGCCGAGTCTCTTGTGTTTATTGCAGGACGCCTCGCCTTCGAACCTGACTTCACTCGTCTTGGACTCTATATGTTTGGAACCCTACTTGTTTGTTCCAAAAAGGATATGGCCGACAACCCTTCTCTTTCGGATGTAATGACCAAAATCAATATGCGGGCCTTTCGTAATTCACAGAAATTACAATCTGATGGAAAGGTGATTTCTATTTTTCCTGAAGGAACGAGGTCTCGGGATGGAAGGCTTATGCCATTTGTTGACACTGTGTACCATTATGTTGCCAATAAAGTCATCCTCCCAATTTCTCTAGAAGGAACAGAAAAAATTCTTCCTATTGAAGGATTACTTTTTAACCAAGCAGTTGGAAAACTTGTGATCGGCAAACCAGTGCTTGTTGGTGAACTTACCAAAAAGGAAATGGAAACCTTTCCGAAACACATCGAACAAATTTCTTTTCCAGGGACTGGTGATAAAAAACAGTTCATCATTGATAACCTAGCACTCCTTGTCGGTAGCAATTTAAACAAACACAAACATGGAACCTATCGTAACCTTTACAAAGGGGATGTTCGTGAAACCAACCAACTCATTTCGCTTCCTAAAAAACCGGAAGAACATGTAGTCATCATTGGATCGTCCAATATGTCAGTGGCTTTTGCTTGTGTAATGGCAAACAAAAATGTAAAAGTTACGATTTACACACCTGATTCAGATATTGTAAAACAAAGTAACGAAGAAAGACGTGATGTGGTTCATTATCCAATTTACAAACTTCCACCAAACATTGAATTCTCGGACAAACCTGAAGTGATGGAATCAGCCACACTATTCATCCAAGGAACCAATCCATGGGAATTTGATGGAATTTATTCTAAAATCAGAACCTATTTGCAGAAAAACAAATCCCCGATGGTAAATGTCATCAAAGGATTTACAGGTTCCAAAAAAGGTCTTATTTTAGAAGATTTGAACGAACTTTTACTAATTGAGAGGGAAAGATTGGCTGTCGTATCCGGTGCTTGTTACCCCGATCAAATTATGGAAAGGAAAATATCCGGATTTGAAATATCTGCTTTTGAAGATTCACTCATTCCAAAACTCCAGGAACTTCTCTCCAACAATTATGTTTTTACAAGGGCCGCGATCAATTCCCGCGACACAAAAGGTGTACAACTCGGAGGAGCTTTAAAAACAATTTATGCCGTTGCTATGGGCTTGGTAGAAGGATACTTCAAACGAGAGTTAGGTGGAAATGTAGACAACACACTTTTCCATTTGAGTAATCGTTTCTTCAATGAAATGGTTTCCATTGGAGTTTTACTCGGGGGGGATCCAACCACGTTCAATGGCCTTTCGGGAATGACAGACTTTATGTTGGCTTGTTTCGGATCTGATACACGAGATAGAAAATATGGTTATGATCTAGCTTATGGCACAAGACCCGAAAAAATCACCAATGGATTTTATGGATTAAAGGTTTTACCAAATCTCATTCAATTAGATGAAAAAAGGCATCCGATTGTGACAGCTGCTTACAGGACGGTCATCCAAAACGAAGAGTTTGATTTGGTGGCAGAAAAATTGCAGATGCAGCTCGCTAGGTTTTAG
- a CDS encoding ATP-binding protein: MSSSQSISDSIWHTAFSSSPIGMSLTDMQTGLYVEVNEVYCHWLGRTKEEVIGKSTLDLGIYSNTNDREIILEKLKTDGHILNKEVSLITKSGATVVILFSGRILENGKYLLSAGQNITALKEKENLASALQSELVISKELFESVFRLNPAAVSLSDAETGKYDDINEAYCRLIGFERDEIIGKTSHELNIWITKLDRARLLAEVQKKGWSTGLEASVRTKTGEIRHVVSGNTILNNHGRPTLLAILIDITESKQSKEALEYAVKERTKELNRILEDLQKTQDQLILAEKMATLGQLVASVAHEINNPLAAISAFSEQIYNRIGNFGNRLFQIKESFSKHSEEEVNEIVTWVTNLFTIKPKSYAFAEARKAKKNLEGIFNRFGIEPAYDLADRIVDLGVPDYFLENQSFLLRFQSSLLLDLVLSELNTLRSIESIRLAVERTSKIVYSLKSYGRFDKNEAKSPINIVDTIETVLTLYQSKMKSGVDCIRLYNSSPTILGYPDELIQIWTNLIYNALQAMAFKGILTIQVDEFEKEVVIQIKDNGPGIPITIQKRIFEPFYTTKEKGEGSGLGLGIVKQSVEERHHGRIQFQSEPGSTVFEVFLPKT; encoded by the coding sequence ATGTCATCCTCTCAGTCTATATCCGATTCCATTTGGCATACAGCCTTTAGTTCTAGTCCCATTGGGATGTCACTCACTGATATGCAGACGGGATTGTATGTGGAGGTAAATGAAGTATATTGTCATTGGCTTGGTCGGACAAAGGAAGAGGTGATTGGAAAATCCACTCTAGATTTAGGGATTTATTCGAATACAAATGATAGAGAGATTATTTTAGAAAAACTAAAAACGGACGGCCATATTCTCAACAAAGAAGTTTCCCTCATAACAAAATCCGGAGCTACGGTCGTAATTCTCTTTAGCGGTAGGATTCTGGAAAATGGGAAGTATCTATTATCTGCTGGACAAAACATAACGGCGCTTAAAGAGAAGGAAAACTTGGCGAGTGCATTACAAAGTGAACTCGTCATTAGCAAAGAACTTTTTGAAAGTGTCTTTCGACTGAACCCAGCGGCCGTTAGCTTATCTGACGCGGAAACAGGCAAATACGATGATATCAATGAAGCCTACTGCCGGTTGATTGGATTTGAAAGGGACGAGATCATTGGAAAAACATCGCATGAATTGAATATCTGGATCACCAAATTAGACCGGGCCAGGCTTCTTGCGGAAGTGCAAAAAAAGGGTTGGAGTACGGGGCTGGAGGCCAGTGTAAGAACCAAAACCGGTGAAATTCGTCATGTGGTTTCAGGGAATACGATCCTCAATAATCATGGAAGGCCTACTTTACTTGCGATTCTAATCGATATTACCGAATCAAAACAGAGTAAAGAAGCTCTTGAATATGCTGTTAAAGAAAGAACCAAAGAACTCAATCGGATTTTAGAAGATTTACAGAAAACCCAAGACCAATTGATCCTTGCTGAAAAAATGGCAACCTTAGGTCAGTTAGTTGCTAGTGTTGCCCATGAAATCAATAACCCTCTGGCAGCAATTTCGGCATTTAGTGAACAAATTTACAACCGCATTGGAAATTTCGGAAATCGTTTGTTCCAGATCAAAGAATCTTTTTCTAAGCATTCAGAAGAAGAAGTTAATGAAATTGTCACTTGGGTAACAAATTTATTTACTATCAAACCCAAATCTTATGCCTTTGCGGAAGCTCGTAAGGCAAAAAAGAATTTGGAAGGTATATTTAATCGATTCGGAATTGAACCGGCCTATGATTTGGCTGACCGTATTGTTGATTTAGGTGTTCCTGATTATTTTCTCGAAAACCAAAGTTTTTTACTTCGTTTCCAATCTTCTCTTTTACTCGACTTAGTTCTTTCTGAACTAAACACATTACGTAGTATTGAATCCATTCGGTTGGCAGTAGAAAGAACATCCAAAATTGTTTATAGTTTAAAGAGTTATGGAAGATTTGATAAAAATGAAGCAAAATCGCCAATCAATATTGTGGATACAATTGAAACAGTTCTAACTTTATACCAAAGTAAAATGAAATCTGGAGTTGATTGTATTCGATTGTATAATTCGAGTCCTACCATTTTAGGATATCCTGATGAACTCATTCAAATTTGGACCAATCTCATTTATAATGCCTTACAGGCCATGGCTTTTAAGGGAATTCTTACCATCCAAGTGGATGAATTCGAAAAGGAAGTTGTGATTCAAATTAAAGACAATGGCCCAGGAATTCCTATTACAATCCAAAAACGAATTTTTGAACCGTTTTATACAACCAAAGAAAAGGGAGAAGGGTCAGGGCTTGGGCTCGGGATTGTAAAACAATCAGTAGAAGAAAGACACCATGGCCGGATTCAGTTCCAATCAGAACCCGGCAGTACGGTATTTGAAGTTTTTTTACCTAAAACCTAG